A part of Bacillus thuringiensis genomic DNA contains:
- a CDS encoding DUF2087 domain-containing protein, protein MSDISEKFWDASVEELKKGYVFEAEAEEYICLACGEAFIKGVIYQDNQVLYEAEKFVQLHVQNEHTSMFDYLLNLDKKYTGLTDLQKKMVQFFHMGLNDKEIVKEMDGGSTSTIRNHRFTLREKMKQAKVFLALMELSEEKSKVQTKFVPIHRTATMVDDRYNITEEENDEVLKVHFTEGLDGPLSKFPKKQKRKLIILRHLVTKFDSNKKYTEKEVNTVIESVYPDFVTLRRYLIEYGFLDRTADGSQYWVKL, encoded by the coding sequence ATGAGTGATATTTCAGAGAAGTTTTGGGATGCTTCGGTAGAAGAATTGAAGAAAGGGTATGTATTTGAAGCGGAAGCAGAGGAATATATTTGTTTAGCTTGTGGAGAGGCATTTATTAAGGGCGTAATTTATCAAGATAATCAAGTTTTGTATGAAGCAGAGAAGTTTGTACAATTGCATGTGCAAAATGAACATACGTCTATGTTTGATTATTTATTAAATCTTGATAAGAAGTATACAGGCTTAACTGATTTGCAAAAGAAAATGGTTCAGTTTTTCCATATGGGGCTGAATGATAAAGAGATTGTAAAAGAGATGGATGGTGGAAGTACTTCAACCATTCGCAATCATCGATTTACACTTCGAGAGAAAATGAAGCAAGCGAAAGTGTTTTTAGCTTTAATGGAACTGTCAGAAGAAAAATCAAAAGTACAAACGAAATTTGTACCCATTCATAGAACAGCGACGATGGTAGATGATCGCTACAATATTACGGAAGAAGAAAATGATGAAGTATTAAAAGTACATTTTACAGAAGGATTAGATGGACCGCTTTCTAAATTTCCGAAAAAACAAAAGCGTAAATTAATTATATTACGCCATTTAGTGACGAAGTTTGATAGTAATAAAAAGTACACTGAAAAAGAAGTAAATACTGTCATAGAAAGTGTATATCCGGATTTTGTAACGTTAAGAAGATATTTAATTGAATATGGGTTTTTAGATAGAACAGCTGATGGAAGCCAATATTGGGTGAAGTTATAA
- a CDS encoding DUF3942 family protein translates to MDFRFEFTTKVKEYLDDEKDEKIIKDGHRDIIFQYLYPLESEIGIYKNPNFTFLASGRRSHIVLENVEFKTEVNVKSNIIEITKVVDNVVIPLDTIVAKDRELFALGRNEKFSVQILEQYLFETFGEKLGL, encoded by the coding sequence GTGGATTTTCGATTTGAATTTACAACGAAGGTGAAAGAATACTTAGATGATGAGAAGGATGAAAAAATAATAAAAGATGGACATAGAGATATCATTTTTCAGTATTTATACCCATTAGAGAGTGAAATTGGCATTTATAAAAATCCTAACTTTACTTTTTTGGCATCAGGAAGACGCTCGCATATCGTATTAGAAAATGTTGAATTTAAAACAGAAGTCAATGTAAAAAGTAACATCATAGAAATTACAAAAGTAGTGGATAATGTCGTTATTCCGTTAGATACTATCGTGGCGAAAGATCGGGAATTATTTGCGCTTGGGCGTAATGAGAAGTTTAGTGTACAAATATTAGAGCAGTATCTGTTTGAAACATTTGGAGAGAAGCTAGGATTATAA
- a CDS encoding peptidase E — MKLAVIGGGDLQDSNHSPINERLIALTNKQYPKVLFIPTASHDDESYIKLFLDTFEKQLHCEVQILRNIADTPSKYEIDEMIQSADLIYLGGGNYIHMLTQWKEHKLDEKLLFALQQGTLIAGCSAGAMCWFTSSIRSDYEDSGYIESNGWGIVNKRFCPHYNQLNRMNAFHSFLQNHQGNIEGIALEDNCALYITEESFEIIGEPEKAWEFYMSDNKLIRQHFDITLKSYL; from the coding sequence ATGAAATTAGCTGTCATTGGTGGCGGTGATTTACAAGATTCAAATCACTCGCCTATTAATGAGCGACTTATAGCATTAACAAATAAACAGTATCCAAAAGTATTATTCATTCCTACAGCAAGTCATGATGATGAAAGCTATATAAAACTATTTTTAGACACGTTCGAAAAACAATTACACTGTGAAGTACAAATTTTACGTAATATAGCTGATACACCTTCTAAATATGAAATAGACGAAATGATTCAATCAGCTGATTTAATTTATCTCGGTGGCGGGAACTATATTCACATGCTTACACAATGGAAAGAACATAAACTAGACGAAAAATTATTATTTGCTTTGCAACAAGGAACTCTCATCGCAGGATGTAGTGCTGGTGCTATGTGTTGGTTCACATCTAGTATCCGCTCAGATTATGAAGATTCTGGTTATATAGAAAGCAACGGCTGGGGGATTGTGAACAAAAGATTTTGTCCACATTATAATCAATTAAATAGAATGAACGCCTTCCATTCCTTTTTACAAAATCATCAAGGTAATATAGAAGGAATTGCACTAGAGGATAATTGTGCTTTATATATTACAGAAGAATCTTTTGAAATTATCGGTGAACCTGAAAAAGCATGGGAGTTTTATATGAGTGATAACAAACTCATTAGACAACATTTTGATATCACTTTAAAAAGCTATTTATAA
- a CDS encoding MATE family efflux transporter, whose product MKPPTDNNKEGAESHKLESESKPIWKSMSMFLVPLLLSNVLQSIGQLFGMVVVGRWLGVNDLAAISAFFPLFFLLVSFVIGIGSGSSILIGQAFGAKNEDRLKAIVGTTLTFTFIIGVVLAIVGSIFAMDIMRLMGTPENIIEISVHYARILFISMPVLFLYFAYTTFMRGTGDSKTPFYFLIVSTALNMILLPILIFGWLGAPKLDVYGAAYASVISTVITFIVMLVYLKKKNHPLQLDSTVRKYLRMDGELLKLLLRLGIPASINMILVSLSEIAVIAFVNRYGSDATAAYGVVNQVASYVQMPAVSLGITVSIFAAQSIGANQFDRLQKVVKAGIIMNYVIGGVLISLIYLFSRDILSLFLTSQTTIDIAHSLVMITLWSYLIFGHAQIISATMRASGTVLWPTVIGVVSIWLVEVPVAYYLSYHTSLGIEGIWIGYPAAFIVSLVLQYAYYKFSWQKKRITRLVS is encoded by the coding sequence TTGAAACCACCTACAGATAACAATAAAGAAGGTGCGGAGTCACATAAGTTAGAAAGTGAGAGTAAACCGATTTGGAAGTCGATGTCCATGTTTTTAGTACCGTTACTATTAAGTAATGTATTACAATCGATTGGACAATTATTCGGTATGGTAGTAGTAGGAAGATGGCTTGGAGTTAATGATTTAGCAGCCATATCAGCATTCTTTCCTCTATTTTTCTTACTCGTTTCATTTGTAATTGGTATTGGTTCAGGTAGTTCTATTTTAATTGGTCAGGCGTTTGGCGCTAAAAACGAAGATCGTTTAAAAGCTATCGTTGGTACGACGCTGACATTTACCTTTATTATTGGAGTTGTGTTGGCGATAGTAGGCAGTATTTTTGCAATGGATATTATGCGCCTTATGGGAACGCCAGAAAATATTATTGAAATAAGTGTACATTACGCACGGATATTATTTATATCGATGCCAGTATTATTTTTATATTTCGCATATACAACATTTATGAGAGGTACAGGAGATTCTAAAACGCCATTTTACTTTTTAATTGTAAGTACAGCACTAAATATGATCTTATTACCAATTCTTATTTTTGGATGGTTAGGAGCTCCGAAATTAGATGTGTATGGAGCAGCGTATGCTTCTGTTATATCTACAGTTATTACGTTTATTGTCATGTTGGTATATTTAAAGAAGAAAAATCACCCACTACAATTAGATAGTACGGTAAGGAAATATCTTCGCATGGATGGGGAGTTATTGAAGCTATTGCTACGACTCGGTATTCCGGCGAGTATTAATATGATATTAGTTTCATTATCTGAAATTGCGGTCATCGCGTTTGTAAATCGTTACGGTTCGGATGCAACAGCAGCTTATGGCGTCGTGAACCAGGTTGCAAGTTATGTACAAATGCCAGCAGTTAGCCTTGGTATTACAGTTTCCATTTTTGCAGCACAATCAATTGGGGCAAATCAATTTGATCGATTACAGAAAGTCGTGAAAGCCGGAATTATCATGAACTATGTCATCGGTGGTGTGTTAATATCTCTTATTTACTTGTTCTCAAGAGACATACTATCACTATTTTTAACGAGTCAAACTACAATTGATATTGCTCACAGCCTTGTTATGATTACATTATGGAGCTATTTAATTTTCGGGCATGCGCAAATTATTAGTGCGACAATGCGAGCAAGTGGTACAGTATTATGGCCAACTGTTATCGGCGTTGTATCAATTTGGCTTGTTGAAGTACCTGTAGCGTATTACCTTTCTTATCATACAAGTCTTGGTATAGAAGGGATATGGATTGGGTACCCAGCAGCATTTATTGTCAGCTTGGTATTACAGTATGCATATTATAAGTTTTCATGGCAGAAGAAACGAATTACACGATTAGTGAGCTAA